A window of Ptychodera flava strain L36383 chromosome 1, AS_Pfla_20210202, whole genome shotgun sequence contains these coding sequences:
- the LOC139149623 gene encoding doublecortin domain-containing protein 1-like: MAEEEEVSGIEYKLQHIKQIEPNDRLVGQAGFKIKVFQNGKSDGEELLYINMRELSRGMGGEKAFIMQRLLDQIGSRFGGACKPRRLFDKEGSEINNVYDLENDQEVWFTFGENFKTAHVYSLQMSFDKVKGYNLFGERNAIMKEAMLSEEFKKEGYEKASQWEASIGFPMIYEFEDITMQTNASTRETVISNLKSQELDTKSHFLQNKDDPNLVLYPQISVEEKKKWNDKDLWPHHSQTWIINKSGNIYCKSMPSMAVTATEYKVATTLPDKTELNGFAVGVQKKMVGNPAQEWGFSPEGFIYSLAQPSLVLTFIGDLPGETVSVGDSDRQYKGQTCYIAIIEKLAARHAEAKRQRWAIKQEQTSNMGQWKHSKVDNPVWNKLAYSWPVTEDGTWNEEFDWPMEGYFIAHAPPLKKTAAKSAPNGVVPIRLRVLKNGDRDVRRAVYVVGPDLTNMMKDINRTAVNGKRPHRKKKSQEFDDAEADAMEAEANRKTDLQKLEMQLFLDRCTSLLNLPFAARRLFTKEGNEQFTLTELERDQLVFVSCGEFWSDPKLSKSEQQRRFLLANLTSDIQQMRQYCSLRDPIE; the protein is encoded by the exons ATGGCAGAGGAGGAAGAG GTGTCTGGCATAGAATACAAACTGCAACACATCAAACAAATAGAACCTAATGACAGACTTGTTGGACAAGCTGGATTCAAAATCAAG GTATTTCAGAATGGCAAATCTGACGGAGAAGAGCTGCTTTATATCAACATGAGAGAACTCTCCAGAGGAATGGGTGGTGAAAAGGCGTTCATAATGCAAAGG TTATTGGATCAAATTGGTTCACGTTTTGGTGGTGCCTGCAAGCCTCGTAGACTGTTTGACAAAGAGGGCAGTGAAATTAACAACGTCTATGATCTTGAAAATGATCAAGAAGTCTGGTTTACATTTGGAGAGAACTTCAAGACAGCACATG TGTATTCACTACAGATGTCATTtgataaggtcaaaggttataatCTGTTTGGAGAGAGAAATGCCATCATGAAGGAAGCGATGCTATCAGAAGAATTCAAGAAAGAAGGATATGAAAA GGCTAGCCAATGGGAAGCTTCTATAGGATTTCCAATGATTTATGAATTTGAAGATATTACCATGCAGACAAATGCCAGTACCAGGGAAACTGTCATATCCAACTTGAAATCTCAAGAACTCGATACAAAGAGTCATTTCTTACAAAATAAG GATGATCCCAATTTGGTTCTTTATCCACAAATATCAGTCgaggagaaaaagaaatggAATGACAAGGATCTTTGGCCTCACCATAGTCAGACCTGGATTATTAATAAG TCTGGTAACATTTACTGTAAATCCATGCCAAGTATGGCTGTGACTGCTACAGAGTACAAGGTTGCCACCACACTGCCTGACAAAACAGAACTCAATGGATTTGCAGTCGGTGTACAGAAAAA GATGGTTGGTAACCCAGCCCAAGAATGGGGATTTAGTCCTGAAGGATTCATTTACTCACTG GCACAGCCAAGTTTAGTACTTACATTTATTGGAGATCTCCCTGGGGAGACGGTGAGCGTTGGAGACAGTGACAGACAGTACAAGGGCCAAACTTGTTACATTGCTATCATTGAGAAGTTAGCAGCCAGACATGCTGAGGCAAAGAGACAAAG ATGGGCCATCAAACAGGAACAGACTAGCAACATGGGACAATGGAAGCATTCCAAGGTGGACAACCCAGTCTGGAATAAACTGGCTTATTCCTGGCCTGTTACTGAAGATGGAACATGGAATGAG GAATTTGACTGGCCAATGGAAGGCTATTTCATAGCACATGCACCACCATTGAAGAAAACAGCTGCAAAGAGTGCCCCAAATGGAG TTGTACCAATCCGTTTACGAGTCTTGAAAAACGGAGATCGAGATGTGCGCAGAGCTGTGTATGTAGTTGGACCAGATCTCACAAAT ATGATGAAGGATATAAACAGGACAGCTGTCAATGGAAAGCGCCCTCACAGGAAGAAGAAATCGCAGgaatttgatgatgctgaagcAGATGCTATGGAGGCTGAAGCTAATAGGAAAACTGATTTACAGAAACTGGAAATGCAGCTG TTCCTGGACCGCTGTACAAGTTTACTCAACCTACCATTTGCAGCAAGGCGACTGTTTACCAAGGAAGGCAATGAACAGTTTACCTTAACAGAACTTGAACGTGATCAGCTTGTCTTTGTCTCCTGTGGTGAATTCTGGAGTGATCCAAAACTGTCCAAATCTGAACAACAACGAAGGTTTTTATTGGCTAATCTGACATCTGATATACAACAGATGAGGCAATATTGTTCTCTGAGGGATCCAATTG AGTAA